The Lactuca sativa cultivar Salinas chromosome 2, Lsat_Salinas_v11, whole genome shotgun sequence genome includes a window with the following:
- the LOC111887806 gene encoding uncharacterized protein LOC111887806, producing MVETGNETQLWYDSWLGPDNLKAKYSSLFELESRKKCSVANRIFGPTISWNWKSRPSALGLKPAVRALTNDISGIRLGHGADHWRCKLTGDGSYIASSLRKAIDKHHINILGSSVQQWSKLVPIKVLSFIWRATQGRILVAVVLKTRGIKVNSMMCCSCIGHSESAYHVFIDCSFVSTIRNNIMSWYGVKFDQNSIRSTRDLLHVVATWGSYPKKMKRLVVICYGIYGGSGTNDCFKWRVYHRLTVLNALRLWSFFGVKTRAKM from the coding sequence ATGGTTGAAACTGGAAATGAAACTCAATTATGGTATGATTCATGGTTAGGTCCAGACAACTTAAAAGCAAAATACTCGTCCCTATTCGAATTAGAATCCAGAAAAAAGTGTTCAGTTGCTAACAGAATCTTTGGACCAACTATCTCATGGAACTGGAAGTCTCGCCCCTCTGCTCTTGGGTTAAAGCCTGCTGTCAGAGCACTTACCAATGACATCTCTGGCATTCGCCTAGGTCATGGAGCAGATCATTGGAGATGTAAGTTAACTGGTGATGGTTCGTATATTGCTAGTTCTCTTAGAAAGGCTATTGATAAACATCATATTAACATTTTGGGCTCTTCGGTACAGCAATGGAGTAAGTTGGTCCCAATTAAGGTGTTAAGCTTCATTTGGAGAGCTACACAAGGTAGAATACTCGTAGCTGTCGTGTTGAAGACTAGGGGTATTAAGGTCAATTCAATGATGTGTTGCTCTTGTATTGGACATTCGGAGAGTGCATACCATGTTTTTATTGATTGCTCTTTTGTGTCTACGATCAGGAACAACATTATGAGCTGGTATGGGGTAAAGTTTGATCAAAACTCAATAAGGAGTACCAGAGACCTTCTTCATGTTGTAGCCACATGGGGAAGCTATCCGAAGAAAATGAAAAGACTAGTTGTAATATGCTATGGAATCTATGGCGGTTCAGGAACAAACGACTGCTTCAAATGGAGGGTATATCATCGACTCACGGTACTGAATGCATTAAGACTATGGTCTTTTTTTGGTGTAAAAACAAGGGCAAAAATGTAA